From the genome of Candidatus Promineifilum breve, one region includes:
- a CDS encoding anaerobic sulfatase-maturation protein yields the protein MLTHFPATAPPRFHVLVKPTGATCNLDCAYCFFLSKEMLYPGSRFRMADDLLETYIRQLIESHQTNEVTIAWQGGEPTLMGLPFFRRAVELAEQYRRPGMTIEYTMQTNGTLLNDEWGAFLAANNFLMGISIDGPREFHDHYRYDKGGGPTFDRVMRGLDVLKRHKVEWNVLCTLHRHNADRPLEIYRFFRDELGAQFMQFIPIVERLTAEQAAATANLAEPWRSWRDRPLYVLAGDVVTERSVTAEQYGDFLCAVFDEWVRRDVGRVYVQMFDVALANWVGAPSGLCVHSRTCGIALAVEHNGDLYSCDHFVEPAYRLGNIREDHLIELVASDKQRQFGQDKYDALPGYCRTCEVRFACHGGCPKDRFIHTPDGEPGLNYLCAGYKRFFHHIDEAMQFMGMELSRQRPPANVMAYMARQDAARPRPAAAPAAPAVARNAPCPCGSGKKYKHCHGRAS from the coding sequence ATGCTGACCCACTTCCCCGCCACCGCCCCGCCGCGCTTCCACGTTCTCGTCAAGCCCACCGGCGCGACCTGCAACCTCGATTGCGCCTACTGCTTCTTCCTGTCCAAGGAGATGCTCTACCCCGGCAGCCGCTTCCGCATGGCCGACGACCTGCTGGAGACCTACATCCGCCAGCTCATCGAGTCCCATCAGACCAACGAAGTGACCATCGCCTGGCAGGGGGGCGAGCCGACGCTGATGGGTCTGCCCTTCTTCCGCCGCGCCGTCGAACTGGCCGAGCAATACCGCCGGCCGGGCATGACCATCGAGTACACCATGCAGACCAACGGCACGCTGCTCAATGACGAGTGGGGCGCGTTCCTGGCGGCCAACAACTTCCTCATGGGTATCAGCATCGACGGGCCGCGCGAGTTCCACGACCATTACCGCTACGACAAGGGCGGCGGGCCGACGTTCGACCGGGTGATGCGCGGCCTCGACGTGCTGAAGCGCCATAAGGTCGAGTGGAACGTGCTGTGCACCTTGCACCGCCACAACGCCGACCGGCCGCTCGAAATCTACCGCTTCTTTCGCGACGAACTAGGCGCTCAGTTCATGCAATTCATCCCCATCGTGGAGCGGCTGACGGCCGAGCAGGCGGCGGCCACGGCCAACCTGGCCGAGCCGTGGCGCTCGTGGCGCGATCGGCCGCTCTACGTGCTGGCCGGCGACGTGGTGACCGAGCGCTCGGTGACCGCCGAACAGTACGGCGATTTCCTGTGCGCCGTCTTCGACGAGTGGGTGCGGCGCGATGTGGGCCGGGTCTACGTGCAGATGTTCGACGTGGCCCTCGCCAATTGGGTCGGCGCGCCGTCGGGGCTGTGCGTCCATTCGCGCACCTGCGGCATCGCCCTGGCCGTGGAGCACAACGGCGACCTCTATTCGTGCGACCACTTCGTCGAACCGGCCTATCGCCTGGGCAACATCCGCGAGGATCATCTCATCGAACTGGTGGCCTCCGACAAGCAGCGCCAGTTCGGCCAGGACAAGTACGACGCCCTGCCGGGCTATTGCCGCACGTGTGAGGTGCGCTTCGCCTGCCACGGCGGCTGCCCCAAGGATCGCTTCATTCACACCCCCGACGGCGAGCCGGGCCTCAACTACCTGTGCGCGGGCTATAAGCGCTTCTTCCACCACATCGATGAGGCCATGCAGTTCATGGGCATGGAGCTGAGCCGGCAACGGCCGCCGGCCAATGTCATGGCCTACATGGCCCGCCAGGATGCGGCGCGACCCCGGCCGGCCGCCGCGCCCGCCGCCCCCGCCGTGGCCCGCAACGCTCCCTGCCCCTGCGGCAGCGGCAAGAAATACAAGCATTGCCACGGCCGCGCCTCGTAA
- a CDS encoding aminopeptidase codes for MTPEFDRQLAAYAELIVKVGLNLQAGQRLMVRAPLEAAPLVRHVAAHAYQGGARLVEVLWNDPLLVLERYRHAPRDSFAEVSQWPVNAGLEYAEAGQAFLSIIGVDPELLKDVAPELVATTRRAEGMAAMPLARLMSADAVNWCVVGYATAGWAARVFPDLPPAEQQQRLWQAIFRTVRLDAADPVATWEAHSDQLLARTAFLNEKQYTALHFTGPGTDLVVGLPAHHHWIGGGAPTALGFSNIANLPTEEVFTAPHRDRVEGTVRATMPLNYSGNLIENFSLTFKDGKVVDFSAERGEELLRSHLATDEGAARLGEVALVPHSSPIAQSGLLFLNTLYDENASSHVALGRAYQNCIAGCEGLDEAAFAEMGGNSSVTHLDFMIGSAEIDVDGLLGDVAEPLMRGGEWVN; via the coding sequence ATGACCCCAGAATTTGACCGCCAATTAGCTGCCTACGCCGAATTGATCGTTAAGGTCGGCCTCAACCTGCAAGCCGGACAGCGCTTGATGGTGCGCGCGCCGCTGGAGGCCGCGCCGCTGGTGCGCCACGTGGCCGCCCACGCCTATCAGGGCGGGGCGCGGCTGGTCGAAGTGCTCTGGAACGACCCGCTCCTGGTGCTGGAGCGCTATCGCCACGCCCCGCGCGACTCATTCGCCGAGGTCAGCCAGTGGCCGGTGAACGCCGGGCTGGAGTACGCCGAGGCCGGCCAGGCTTTCCTGTCCATCATCGGCGTCGATCCCGAATTGCTGAAAGACGTGGCCCCGGAACTGGTGGCGACGACGCGCCGAGCCGAGGGGATGGCGGCCATGCCCCTGGCGCGGCTGATGTCGGCCGACGCCGTGAACTGGTGCGTGGTCGGTTATGCCACGGCGGGCTGGGCGGCGCGCGTCTTCCCCGATTTGCCGCCGGCCGAGCAGCAGCAGCGCCTGTGGCAGGCCATCTTCCGCACCGTGCGCCTTGACGCGGCCGATCCGGTGGCTACCTGGGAGGCCCACTCCGACCAACTGCTGGCGCGCACGGCCTTTCTGAACGAGAAGCAGTACACGGCGCTGCACTTCACCGGCCCCGGCACCGATCTGGTCGTGGGGCTGCCGGCCCATCACCACTGGATTGGCGGCGGCGCGCCGACGGCCCTGGGTTTTAGCAACATCGCCAACCTGCCGACGGAAGAGGTCTTCACCGCGCCCCATCGCGACCGGGTCGAGGGCACGGTGCGGGCGACCATGCCGCTCAATTACAGCGGCAATCTCATCGAAAACTTCAGCCTGACGTTCAAGGATGGCAAGGTGGTGGACTTCAGCGCCGAGCGGGGCGAGGAGTTATTGCGCTCGCATCTGGCGACGGACGAGGGCGCGGCGCGGCTGGGCGAGGTGGCCCTGGTGCCCCATAGCTCGCCCATCGCCCAATCGGGGCTGCTGTTCCTCAATACGCTGTACGACGAAAACGCGTCCAGCCACGTGGCCCTGGGCCGGGCCTATCAGAACTGCATCGCCGGCTGCGAGGGGCTGGACGAAGCCGCGTTCGCCGAAATGGGCGGCAACAGCAGCGTGACCCATTTGGATTTCATGATCGGCTCGGCCGAGATCGACGTGGATGGGTTGTTGGGTGACGTGGCCGAGCCGTTGATGCGCGGTGGGGAGTGGGTCAACTGA